In one window of Meiothermus sp. DNA:
- a CDS encoding SDR family oxidoreductase: MKTVLITGASSGIGEACALWLQDRGYRVFAGVRKNTDAETLKQKSKGHLRPVLLDVTDETSIREAAQLVFSQAPQLDGLVNNAGIAVAGPLEFLPLPELRRVLEVNVVGQVAVTQAFLPLLRKARGRVVLMSSISGRVAAPLMGPYAASKFALEAIGDALRRELGPWGIEVSIIEPGNIQTPIWGKGVAWGEALKQQLPPEAIRLYGRAIDGILNYIRAQDGSGLHPNEVARVVAQALASARPRTRYVVGRDARAGALLARLLPDRWVDRFIAGRRLGQR, translated from the coding sequence TTGAAAACCGTTTTGATCACCGGCGCCTCCAGCGGCATTGGCGAGGCCTGTGCTTTGTGGCTGCAGGATCGGGGCTACCGGGTTTTTGCTGGGGTGCGCAAAAACACCGATGCTGAGACGCTCAAACAAAAGTCAAAAGGCCACCTCAGGCCGGTTCTGCTGGATGTGACGGACGAAACCTCTATTCGCGAAGCGGCTCAGTTGGTCTTTAGCCAGGCGCCCCAACTCGATGGGCTGGTGAACAACGCCGGGATTGCCGTGGCGGGGCCGCTCGAGTTCTTACCCTTGCCGGAGCTCAGGCGGGTGCTGGAGGTCAACGTGGTGGGGCAGGTGGCCGTCACCCAGGCTTTTTTGCCCTTGCTGCGAAAGGCCAGGGGGCGGGTGGTGCTGATGAGCTCCATCAGCGGACGGGTGGCTGCACCCCTGATGGGGCCCTATGCCGCTTCTAAATTTGCTCTCGAGGCCATCGGCGATGCCCTCAGGCGGGAGCTGGGGCCGTGGGGAATAGAGGTCTCGATTATCGAGCCGGGCAACATCCAAACCCCCATCTGGGGCAAGGGGGTGGCCTGGGGCGAGGCGCTCAAACAACAACTGCCCCCGGAAGCTATCCGATTGTACGGCCGCGCCATTGACGGAATCCTGAACTACATCCGGGCGCAAGATGGCAGCGGTTTACACCCCAACGAGGTAGCCCGGGTGGTGGCGCAGGCCCTCGCCTCAGCCCGTCCCAGGACCCGCTATGTGGTGGGGCGCGATGCCAGAGCAGGGGCCCTTCTGGCTCGTTTGTTGCCCGACCGCTGGGTAGACCGCTTTATCGCCGGGCGCCGTTTGGGGCAGCGGTAG
- the acpS gene encoding holo-ACP synthase codes for MSIVAIGTDIVELERLRRVWARHAARFLQRHFVSSEIAYCLARADPIPSLAVRFAAKEAFQKCWPESFGWLEVWVEMQGPKPGLGFAPELRARLEEGRLRAHLSLSHEKHYALAMVVLERVEA; via the coding sequence ATGTCCATCGTGGCCATTGGAACCGACATTGTAGAGCTCGAGCGCCTGCGCCGGGTCTGGGCGCGTCATGCTGCGCGTTTTTTGCAGCGCCACTTTGTTTCCTCCGAAATCGCCTACTGCCTGGCCAGGGCCGATCCGATCCCTTCGCTGGCGGTTCGCTTTGCGGCCAAGGAAGCCTTTCAGAAGTGCTGGCCGGAATCTTTTGGCTGGCTCGAGGTCTGGGTGGAGATGCAAGGGCCTAAACCAGGCCTGGGTTTTGCTCCAGAGCTGCGCGCCAGGCTGGAAGAAGGTCGCTTGAGGGCCCATCTATCGCTTTCGCACGAGAAGCACTACGCCCTGGCCATGGTGGTGCTGGAAAGGGTGGAAGCTTGA